The following coding sequences are from one Gossypium raimondii isolate GPD5lz chromosome 4, ASM2569854v1, whole genome shotgun sequence window:
- the LOC105768096 gene encoding aquaporin PIP2-2, producing the protein MAKDIEVGGEFQAKDYHDPPPAPLVDAQELAKWSFYRAVIAEFIATLLFLYITVLTVIGYKTQTDPAKGGEDCGGVGILGIAWAFGGMIFILVYCTAGISGGHINPAVTFGLFLARKVSLVRAIFYMGAQCLGAICGCGLVKAFQNSYYNQYGGGANSLAEGYSTGTGLAAEIIGTFVLVYTVFSATDPKRNARDSHIPVLAPLPIGFAVFMVHLATIPITGTGINPARSLGAAVIFNQDKIWDDHWIFWVGPFIGAAIAAIYHQFILRASGAKALGSFRSSSAM; encoded by the exons ATGGCTAAGGACATTGAGGTTGGTGGTGAGTTCCAGGCCAAGGACTACCATGATCCTCCACCCGCTCCATTGGTCGACGCTCAGGAGTTAGCCAAGTGGTCTTTTTACAGGGCTGTCATTGCTGAGTTCATTGCCACTCTCCTCTTTCTCTACATCACTGTCTTGACTGTGATCGGTTACAAGACCCAGACCGACCCTGCTAAGGGCGGTGAAGATTGTGGCGGCGTTGGCATTCTCGGCATTGCTTGGGCTTTTGGTGGCATGATCTTTATCCTTGTTTACTGCACTGCCGGTATCTCTG GGGGACACATCAACCCAGCAGTGACCTTTGGACTTTTCTTGGCTAGGAAGGTGTCGTTGGTTCGAGCCATATTTTACATGGGTGCTCAGTGTTTGGGAGCCATATGTGGGTGTGGGCTGGTCAAGGCCTTCCAAAACTCGTACTACAACCAGTATGGAGGAGGAGCCAACAGCCTGGCTGAAGGATACAGCACTGGAACTGGTTTGGCGGCTGAAATCATCGGCACCTTTGTCCTTGTCTACACTGTTTTCTCTGCAACTGATCCCAAGAGGAATGCAAGAGACTCCCATATCCCT GTCTTGGCACCACTTCCCATTGGGTTTGCTGTGTTCATGGTTCACTTAGCCACTATTCCCATCACCGGAACCGGTATCAACCCGGCTCGTAGTTTGGGGGCTGCTGTTATCTTCAACCAGGACAAGATATGGGATGACCAT TGGATATTCTGGGTAGGACCTTTTATTGGAGCTGCCATTGCCGCAATCTATCACCAGTTTATATTGAGGGCATCGGGTGCTAAAGCTCTGGGATCCTTCAGGAGCAGCTCTGCCATGTAA